The bacterium genome includes a window with the following:
- a CDS encoding MFS transporter encodes MSGKHGFPKTVIKLGYLSFFTDMSSEMIFPLLPVFLKSLPGGGPFVLGIIEGIAESTASFLKLVSGLWADRIKKRTPFVVAGYGIASVVRPLIALATVWPAVLVLRFLDRVGKGLRSSPRDAIIADEVPPERRGAAFGLQRIMDHAGAVAGPVIVFLLMNRLGFSIRHVIMFAAIPAAVVLAILSTLREPPHKETPAEIPSPAEKAVMSRDFRLLLAAVLVFTLGNSSDAFLLMRLSNAGVDAQYVALLWGLHHVVKIAGAWFGGRTSDVLGRKALMITGLGLYALIYAAFGMIGSGMALVVIFIVYGASIGILEPTERAWVSELTAADKRGTAFGVYHASIGFGALPASIMFGFLWNRFGQGTAFITGAGLAFVSAVIVMFVRQRQSPNQ; translated from the coding sequence ATGAGCGGAAAACACGGATTCCCTAAAACGGTTATAAAACTCGGCTATCTCAGTTTTTTCACCGACATGTCGAGCGAGATGATATTCCCGCTTCTGCCGGTATTTCTCAAGTCGCTCCCGGGTGGCGGCCCGTTTGTCCTCGGCATTATCGAAGGCATCGCGGAATCGACAGCATCATTTCTCAAGCTTGTGAGCGGGCTCTGGGCTGACAGGATAAAAAAGCGAACGCCGTTCGTTGTGGCCGGATACGGCATTGCAAGCGTGGTCCGTCCCCTCATAGCTCTCGCCACCGTGTGGCCCGCAGTGCTCGTCCTCCGTTTCCTCGACAGGGTGGGCAAGGGACTGCGAAGCTCTCCCCGTGACGCCATAATCGCCGACGAGGTTCCCCCGGAGCGACGCGGCGCCGCGTTCGGTCTCCAGCGCATCATGGATCATGCAGGCGCAGTGGCCGGGCCGGTAATTGTTTTCCTGCTCATGAACCGGCTCGGTTTCTCGATCCGTCATGTGATCATGTTCGCCGCAATCCCCGCCGCAGTCGTTCTCGCCATTCTTTCGACGCTTCGGGAGCCGCCCCATAAAGAAACGCCCGCGGAAATTCCCTCACCAGCAGAGAAAGCTGTCATGTCACGGGATTTCAGGCTGCTCCTTGCGGCGGTGCTTGTTTTCACTCTCGGAAATTCCTCGGATGCCTTCCTGCTCATGCGTCTGTCGAATGCCGGTGTGGACGCCCAGTATGTCGCCCTGCTCTGGGGGCTTCACCATGTTGTCAAGATCGCCGGGGCCTGGTTCGGAGGCAGAACATCCGATGTTCTCGGACGCAAAGCCCTCATGATCACAGGACTCGGCCTGTATGCTCTCATTTATGCGGCGTTCGGGATGATCGGGTCGGGTATGGCGCTCGTTGTGATATTCATCGTGTACGGCGCTTCAATCGGGATACTCGAACCGACCGAGCGGGCCTGGGTTTCGGAGCTTACCGCAGCCGACAAACGGGGAACGGCGTTCGGGGTTTACCATGCATCCATCGGATTCGGAGCGCTGCCAGCCAGTATCATGTTCGGATTTCTCTGGAACCGTTTTGGACAGGGAACAGCGTTTATAACCGGCGCGGGGCTTGCGTTTGTCTCCGCGGTTATCGTGATGTTTGTCCGGCAAAGACAAAGCCCGAATCAATAA